From Pseudomonas vanderleydeniana, the proteins below share one genomic window:
- a CDS encoding high-affinity branched-chain amino acid ABC transporter permease LivM, whose amino-acid sequence MNRYLKQALFSALLVWAVAFPVLGLKLSIVGINLEVHGTGPLTLTVIALCSVLMFLRVLFSQQVSAMFKSSRGPLVSPKVGQFLTLPKTQRWIIIGLIVAALIWPFFGSRGAVDIATLILIYVLLGLGLNIVVGLAGLLDLGYVGFYAVGAYSYALLSHYFGWSFWLCLPVAGLMAATFGFLLGFPVLRLRGDYLAIVTLGFGEIIRLFLRNLTDLTGGPNGISNIPKPTFFGLSFERSAAEGVKTFHEFFGLTYNPVSKVVFLYLVALLLALFALFVINRLLRMPIGRAWEALREDEIACRALGLNPTVIKLSAFTLGACFAGFAGSFFAARQGLVTPESFTFIESAIILAIVVLGGMGSQLGVILAAIVMILLPELMREFSDYRMLMFGAMMVLMMIWRPQGLLPMQRPHMELRK is encoded by the coding sequence ATGAACAGATATCTCAAACAGGCGCTGTTCAGCGCCCTGCTGGTGTGGGCCGTGGCCTTCCCGGTACTCGGCCTGAAGCTGAGCATCGTCGGCATCAATCTCGAAGTGCACGGCACCGGTCCCCTGACCCTGACCGTGATCGCCCTGTGCTCGGTGCTGATGTTCCTGCGCGTGCTGTTCAGCCAGCAGGTCAGTGCGATGTTCAAGTCGTCCCGTGGTCCGCTGGTCTCGCCCAAGGTCGGTCAGTTCCTGACCCTGCCGAAAACCCAGCGCTGGATCATCATCGGCCTGATCGTGGCCGCACTGATCTGGCCGTTCTTCGGCTCGCGCGGGGCGGTCGACATCGCCACCCTGATCCTGATCTACGTGCTGCTGGGCCTGGGCCTGAACATCGTGGTCGGTCTCGCCGGCCTGCTCGACCTGGGTTATGTCGGTTTTTATGCCGTCGGCGCCTACAGCTATGCGCTGCTGTCGCACTACTTCGGTTGGAGCTTCTGGCTGTGCCTGCCGGTCGCCGGCCTGATGGCCGCCACCTTCGGCTTCCTGCTCGGCTTCCCGGTGCTGCGCCTGCGCGGTGACTACCTGGCCATCGTGACTCTCGGCTTCGGCGAGATCATCCGCCTGTTCCTGCGTAACCTCACCGACCTCACCGGCGGCCCCAACGGCATCAGCAACATCCCCAAGCCGACCTTCTTCGGCCTGAGCTTCGAGCGCAGCGCCGCCGAGGGTGTGAAGACCTTCCACGAGTTCTTCGGGCTGACCTACAACCCGGTGAGCAAGGTGGTGTTCCTCTACCTGGTCGCCCTGCTGCTGGCGCTGTTCGCCCTGTTCGTGATCAACCGCCTGCTGCGCATGCCGATCGGCCGCGCCTGGGAAGCGCTGCGTGAAGACGAGATCGCCTGCCGCGCACTGGGCCTGAACCCGACCGTGATCAAGCTCTCGGCGTTCACCCTGGGTGCCTGCTTCGCCGGTTTCGCCGGCAGCTTCTTCGCCGCCCGCCAGGGCCTGGTGACCCCGGAGTCGTTCACCTTCATCGAGTCGGCGATCATCCTCGCCATCGTCGTACTGGGTGGCATGGGCTCGCAACTGGGCGTGATCCTCGCGGCGATCGTGATGATCCTGCTGCCGGAGCTGATGCGTGAATTCAGCGATTACCGCATGTTGATGTTCGGCGCCATGATGGTGCTGATGATGATCTGGCGTCCCCAGGGTCTGCTGCCGATGCAACGTCCACACATGGAGCTGCGCAAATGA
- a CDS encoding HvfC/BufC N-terminal domain-containing protein, which yields MSDQDTFSLALLDPQLPCPPGLCSANGADPASRFAVYRNNVQGSLINALADSYPVVHALVGDEFFRAMAAAHVRQCPPTSPILKDYGRDFDVFIRGFAPAASVPYLADVARLERLRIDAYHAADAASLSPERIGQHLANPDALGSLRVGLHPSIAVLESPFAMLSIWLAHHGEGELEQIDPDQGEVVLVLRSQWQVELFRIDSGSRAFIQRLLEGLTLEAAMLHAHDISPAFDPARTLGLLIRHGAIVQLQAAS from the coding sequence ATGAGCGACCAGGACACGTTCAGCCTGGCGCTGCTCGACCCGCAACTGCCCTGCCCACCCGGCCTCTGCAGCGCCAACGGCGCCGACCCGGCCAGCCGTTTCGCGGTATATCGCAACAATGTCCAGGGGTCGCTGATCAACGCCCTGGCCGACAGCTACCCGGTGGTCCACGCACTGGTCGGCGACGAGTTCTTCCGGGCCATGGCCGCCGCGCATGTCCGACAGTGTCCACCCACCAGCCCGATTCTCAAGGACTACGGCCGGGACTTCGACGTGTTCATCCGTGGTTTTGCGCCAGCGGCGAGCGTGCCGTACCTGGCTGACGTCGCCCGTCTGGAGCGCCTGCGGATCGATGCCTATCACGCCGCGGATGCAGCCTCCCTGAGTCCGGAACGGATCGGCCAGCATCTGGCCAACCCGGACGCCCTGGGCAGCCTGCGGGTCGGCCTGCACCCCAGCATCGCGGTACTGGAGTCGCCCTTTGCGATGCTGTCGATCTGGCTGGCCCATCACGGCGAAGGCGAGTTGGAGCAGATCGACCCGGACCAGGGCGAAGTGGTGCTGGTACTGCGCAGCCAATGGCAGGTCGAGCTGTTCAGGATCGACAGCGGCAGCCGGGCATTCATCCAGCGCCTGCTCGAGGGGCTTACGCTGGAAGCGGCCATGCTCCATGCCCATGACATCAGCCCAGCATTCGACCCGGCGCGGACGCTGGGCCTGCTCATACGCCACGGCGCCATCGTCCAGTTGCAGGCCGCCTCCTGA
- a CDS encoding ABC transporter ATP-binding protein has product MLQFENVSTFYGKIQALHSVNVEVRQGEIVTLIGANGAGKSTLLMTLCGSPRAHSGSIRYLGEELVGQESSHIMRKSIAVVPEGRRVFSRLTVEENLAMGGFFTDKGDYQEQMDKVLGLFPRLKERFSQRGGTMSGGEQQMLAIGRALMSKPKLLLLDEPSLGLAPIIIQQIFDIIEQLRKDGVTVFLVEQNANQALKIADRAYVLENGRVVMEGSGNDLLTDPKVREAYLGG; this is encoded by the coding sequence ATGCTGCAGTTCGAAAACGTTTCCACCTTCTACGGCAAGATCCAGGCCCTGCACAGCGTCAACGTGGAAGTTCGCCAGGGTGAGATCGTCACCCTGATCGGCGCCAACGGCGCGGGCAAGTCGACCCTGCTGATGACCCTCTGCGGTTCGCCGCGTGCCCACAGCGGCAGCATTCGCTACCTGGGCGAAGAGCTGGTCGGGCAGGAATCCTCGCACATCATGCGCAAGAGCATCGCGGTGGTGCCGGAAGGCCGCCGGGTGTTCTCGCGCCTGACCGTCGAGGAGAACCTCGCCATGGGCGGTTTCTTCACCGACAAGGGCGACTATCAGGAGCAGATGGACAAGGTCCTGGGCCTGTTCCCGCGACTCAAGGAACGCTTCAGCCAACGCGGCGGCACCATGTCCGGCGGCGAGCAGCAGATGCTCGCCATCGGCCGCGCGCTGATGAGTAAGCCCAAGCTGCTGCTGCTCGACGAGCCGTCGCTGGGCCTGGCCCCGATCATCATCCAGCAGATCTTCGATATCATCGAACAACTGCGCAAGGACGGTGTGACGGTGTTCCTGGTGGAGCAGAACGCCAACCAGGCGCTGAAGATCGCCGACCGCGCCTACGTGCTGGAAAACGGCCGGGTGGTGATGGAAGGCAGCGGCAATGACCTGCTGACCGACCCGAAAGTCCGCGAGGCGTACCTGGGCGGTTGA
- the livG gene encoding high-affinity branched-chain amino acid ABC transporter ATP-binding protein LivG, with amino-acid sequence MSREILKVENLSMRFGGLLAVNGVALTVKEKQVVALIGPNGAGKTTVFNCLTGFYKPSAGSIILDGQPIQGLAGHEIARKGVVRTFQNVRLFKDMTAVENLLIAQHRHLNTNFLAGLFKTPAFRKSEQEAMEYAAYWLEKVNLTEFANRPAGTLAYGQQRRLEIARCMMTRPRILMLDEPAAGLNPKETDDLKALISVLREEHGVTVLLIEHDMKLVMSISDHIVVINQGTPLADGTPQQIRDNPEVIKAYLGEA; translated from the coding sequence ATGAGCCGCGAGATCCTGAAAGTCGAAAACTTGAGCATGCGCTTCGGCGGCCTGCTGGCGGTCAACGGCGTGGCCCTGACCGTGAAGGAAAAACAGGTCGTGGCCCTGATCGGTCCCAACGGCGCCGGCAAGACCACCGTGTTCAACTGCCTGACCGGTTTCTACAAGCCGAGCGCCGGCAGCATCATCCTCGACGGCCAGCCGATCCAGGGCCTGGCCGGCCACGAGATCGCCCGCAAGGGCGTGGTGCGGACCTTCCAGAACGTGCGCCTGTTCAAGGACATGACCGCGGTGGAAAACCTGCTGATCGCCCAGCACCGCCACCTGAACACCAACTTCCTGGCCGGGCTGTTCAAGACCCCGGCGTTCCGCAAGAGCGAACAGGAAGCCATGGAGTACGCCGCGTACTGGCTGGAGAAGGTCAACCTGACCGAGTTCGCCAACCGTCCGGCCGGTACCCTGGCCTACGGCCAGCAACGTCGCCTGGAAATCGCCCGCTGCATGATGACCCGTCCGCGGATCCTCATGCTCGACGAACCGGCGGCCGGCCTGAACCCGAAGGAAACCGACGACCTCAAGGCGCTGATCAGCGTGCTGCGCGAAGAGCATGGCGTGACCGTGCTGCTGATCGAGCACGACATGAAACTGGTCATGAGCATTTCCGACCATATCGTCGTGATCAACCAGGGCACCCCCCTGGCCGATGGCACGCCACAACAGATCCGCGACAATCCCGAAGTGATCAAAGCCTACCTGGGGGAAGCGTAA
- a CDS encoding short chain dehydrogenase: protein MKILLIGAHGTIGSAIDEELAPRHEIVRIGRTSGDLHVDISDSVSIRKLFEQTGRFDALVCAAGNVKFAALADLTEADFAVGLQDKLMGQVNLVRIGSEYANDSASFTLTSGILSHDPIRFGASASLVNGALDSFVKAAAIELPRGQRINSVSPTVLVEAMDGYAPYFRGFKPVPAVDVALAYAKSVEGLQTGQTYRVG, encoded by the coding sequence ATGAAAATTCTCTTGATTGGCGCCCATGGCACCATCGGTTCGGCCATCGACGAGGAACTGGCCCCACGGCATGAGATCGTCAGGATCGGCCGCACCAGTGGGGACCTCCATGTGGATATCAGCGACAGTGTCTCGATTCGCAAGCTCTTCGAACAGACCGGCCGGTTCGATGCCCTGGTCTGCGCCGCCGGCAACGTCAAGTTCGCCGCGCTGGCCGACCTGACCGAAGCGGATTTCGCCGTGGGCCTGCAGGACAAGCTGATGGGCCAGGTCAACCTGGTACGGATCGGCAGCGAGTATGCCAACGACAGCGCCTCATTCACCCTGACCAGTGGCATCCTCAGCCACGATCCGATCCGCTTCGGCGCCTCGGCCAGCCTGGTCAACGGTGCCCTCGACAGCTTCGTCAAGGCGGCGGCGATCGAGCTGCCACGAGGTCAGCGGATCAACTCGGTGAGTCCGACCGTACTGGTCGAGGCGATGGATGGATACGCCCCCTACTTCCGCGGTTTCAAACCCGTGCCGGCGGTGGACGTGGCCCTGGCCTACGCCAAGAGCGTGGAAGGCCTGCAGACCGGCCAGACCTATCGCGTCGGCTGA
- a CDS encoding LysR family transcriptional regulator, with product MRFTLRQLQVFVAVAQQESVSRAAGLLALSQSAASTSITELERQSSCQLFDRAGKRLSLNALGKQLLPQAVALLDQAKEIEDLLNGKSGFGSLAVGATLTIGNYLATLLIGSFMQLHPESQVKLHVQNTANIVQQVAHYEIDLGLIEGDCSHPDIEVQSWVEDELVVFCAPQHQLARRGHASLEELTREAWILREQGSGTRLTFDQAMRHHRSALNVRLELEHTEAIKRAVESGLGIGCISRLALRDAFRRGSLVAVETPELDLARQFYFIWHKQKYQTSAMREFLELCRNLTAGVRRSDEIVLPTLS from the coding sequence ATGCGATTTACTCTCCGTCAACTTCAAGTATTCGTCGCCGTCGCCCAGCAGGAAAGCGTATCACGCGCCGCCGGCCTGCTCGCGCTGTCCCAGTCCGCTGCGAGCACCTCGATCACCGAACTGGAGCGGCAATCGAGCTGCCAACTGTTCGATCGCGCCGGCAAGCGCCTGAGCCTCAACGCCCTGGGCAAGCAACTGCTGCCCCAGGCCGTGGCCCTGCTGGACCAGGCCAAGGAAATCGAGGACCTGCTCAACGGCAAGTCCGGCTTCGGCTCCCTGGCGGTCGGGGCGACCCTGACCATCGGCAACTACCTGGCGACCCTGCTGATCGGCAGCTTCATGCAGTTGCACCCGGAAAGCCAGGTGAAGCTGCATGTACAGAACACGGCGAACATTGTGCAGCAAGTCGCCCACTACGAAATTGATCTGGGTCTGATCGAAGGCGATTGCAGCCATCCCGATATCGAGGTGCAAAGCTGGGTCGAAGATGAGCTGGTGGTGTTCTGTGCACCGCAGCACCAACTGGCCCGTCGCGGTCACGCGAGTCTTGAGGAGCTGACCCGCGAAGCCTGGATTTTGCGCGAACAGGGCTCCGGCACCCGGCTGACCTTCGACCAGGCCATGCGTCATCACCGCAGCGCGCTGAACGTGCGCCTGGAGCTGGAACACACCGAGGCCATCAAGCGCGCGGTGGAATCAGGCCTGGGCATCGGCTGCATCTCGCGCCTGGCCCTGCGTGACGCGTTCCGCCGGGGCAGCCTGGTGGCCGTGGAAACCCCGGAGCTGGACCTCGCGCGGCAGTTCTACTTCATCTGGCACAAGCAGAAGTACCAGACCTCGGCGATGCGCGAGTTCCTGGAACTGTGCCGCAATCTCACCGCCGGCGTGCGCCGCAGCGATGAGATCGTGCTGCCGACCCTGTCCTGA
- the tsaA gene encoding tRNA (N6-threonylcarbamoyladenosine(37)-N6)-methyltransferase TrmO, with amino-acid sequence MSYSVSPIGFVRSCFKEKFAIPRQPQLAPAARGVVELVAPFDQGDAVQGLEQVSHVWLLFLFHQALEDKPRLKVRPPRLGGNKSIGVFATRATHRPNGIGQSVVRLDRVEGNRLWISGIDLLDGTPILDIKPYVPYADNVPTAVNDIASMAPQLIPVQWTDNARQQAQAHAQRLGEPLFELIEQCLAQDPRPAYQTPVPEREYGAQFWDLDVRWHYPQAGVIRVLEVIPAH; translated from the coding sequence ATGAGCTACAGCGTCTCGCCGATCGGCTTCGTGCGCTCCTGCTTCAAGGAGAAGTTCGCCATTCCGCGCCAGCCACAGCTGGCGCCGGCGGCACGCGGCGTCGTGGAACTGGTGGCACCGTTCGACCAGGGTGATGCGGTGCAGGGCCTGGAACAGGTCAGCCATGTCTGGCTGCTGTTCCTGTTCCACCAGGCCCTGGAGGACAAGCCACGGCTCAAGGTCCGTCCACCACGCCTGGGCGGCAACAAGTCCATCGGCGTGTTCGCCACCCGGGCGACGCACCGGCCGAACGGTATCGGCCAGTCGGTGGTGCGGCTGGACAGGGTCGAAGGCAACCGGCTTTGGATCTCGGGAATCGACCTGCTGGACGGCACGCCGATTCTCGATATCAAGCCCTACGTGCCCTATGCCGACAACGTCCCCACAGCCGTCAACGACATCGCCAGTATGGCGCCACAACTGATCCCCGTGCAGTGGACGGACAACGCCCGGCAACAGGCCCAGGCGCACGCCCAGCGCCTTGGCGAGCCACTGTTCGAACTGATCGAGCAGTGCCTGGCGCAGGACCCGCGCCCGGCCTACCAGACGCCCGTGCCAGAGCGTGAGTACGGTGCGCAGTTCTGGGACCTGGATGTGCGCTGGCACTACCCGCAGGCGGGTGTGATCCGCGTACTGGAAGTCATTCCCGCCCACTAG
- a CDS encoding BufA1 family periplasmic bufferin-type metallophore, translated as MSNATSRTLSAATLALTLGSALSLAALPMTAHAADTEKCFGVAPKGQNDCAAGAGTSCAGTSTKDNQGSAWKLVPKGTCEKTASSTSPTGFGQLQAFNEKG; from the coding sequence ATGAGCAACGCCACCAGCCGTACGCTGTCCGCCGCCACTCTCGCCCTGACCCTCGGCTCCGCCCTGAGCCTTGCCGCGCTGCCGATGACCGCCCACGCCGCCGACACCGAGAAATGCTTCGGCGTCGCCCCCAAAGGCCAGAACGACTGTGCCGCCGGCGCCGGGACCAGCTGTGCCGGGACCTCGACCAAGGACAACCAGGGCAGCGCCTGGAAACTCGTGCCCAAGGGCACCTGCGAGAAAACCGCGAGCAGCACCTCGCCCACCGGCTTCGGCCAGTTGCAGGCCTTCAACGAGAAAGGCTGA
- the fpr gene encoding ferredoxin-NADP reductase: protein MSNMNHERVLSVHHWNDTLFSFKCTRDPGLRFENGQFVMIGLQQPNGRPLMRAYSIASPNWEEHLEFFSIKVPDGPLTSQLQHLKEGDEIIISKKPTGTLVLDDLKPGKHLYLLSTGTGLAPFMSVIQDPETYERFEKVILCHGVRYVNEVAYREFITEHLPQNEFFGEALREKLIYYPTVTREPFENEGRLTDLMRSGKLFRDIGLPPINPQDDRAMLCGSPSMLDETSEVLNSFGLTVSPRMREPGDYLIERAFVEK, encoded by the coding sequence ATGAGCAACATGAATCACGAGCGTGTCCTCAGTGTTCACCACTGGAACGACACTCTGTTCAGCTTCAAGTGCACCCGCGACCCGGGGCTGCGCTTCGAAAACGGTCAGTTCGTGATGATCGGTCTGCAGCAGCCCAACGGTCGGCCGCTGATGCGTGCCTACTCGATCGCCAGCCCGAACTGGGAAGAGCATCTCGAGTTCTTCAGCATCAAGGTGCCGGATGGTCCGCTGACCTCGCAGCTGCAGCACCTCAAGGAAGGCGATGAGATCATCATCAGCAAGAAGCCTACCGGTACCCTGGTACTCGACGACCTCAAGCCGGGCAAGCACCTGTACCTGCTGAGCACCGGTACCGGCCTGGCGCCGTTCATGAGCGTGATCCAGGACCCGGAAACCTACGAGCGTTTCGAGAAGGTGATCCTGTGCCACGGCGTGCGCTACGTCAACGAAGTCGCCTACCGCGAATTCATCACCGAGCACCTGCCGCAGAACGAATTCTTCGGCGAGGCGCTGCGTGAGAAGCTGATCTACTACCCCACCGTGACCCGCGAGCCGTTCGAGAACGAAGGTCGCCTGACCGACCTGATGCGTAGCGGCAAGCTGTTCCGCGACATCGGCCTGCCACCGATCAACCCGCAGGACGACCGCGCCATGCTGTGCGGTAGCCCAAGCATGCTCGACGAGACCAGCGAAGTGCTCAACAGCTTCGGCCTGACCGTTTCGCCACGCATGCGCGAGCCGGGTGACTACCTGATCGAGCGCGCGTTCGTCGAGAAGTAA
- a CDS encoding COG3650 family protein → MMRAARSLMIFALPLFAAGCQMLAPSGPHPTAGLNRMQGELSSVDGKLLFQPCQEQRRFIVNDSGNTSIAQEAATFAGKPGKLFVDLRGSFSSSKADGSDGQLNLQQVYRLERDSGGCSDPDFKRQTVIASGHGPDWSFKASGNGMVLERDKQPTLVLPYLEEQLGGGRFSLSTEANNQHIELWVAPQRCVDSASGSLRNLSAELRINGQVQRGCATFGGARND, encoded by the coding sequence ATGATGCGCGCCGCCCGTTCCTTGATGATTTTCGCCCTGCCCCTGTTCGCCGCCGGTTGCCAGATGCTCGCCCCCAGCGGCCCGCACCCGACCGCCGGGCTGAACCGCATGCAGGGCGAACTGAGCAGCGTCGACGGCAAGCTGCTGTTCCAGCCCTGCCAGGAGCAGCGCCGCTTCATCGTCAACGACAGCGGCAACACCAGCATCGCCCAGGAAGCCGCGACCTTCGCCGGCAAACCCGGCAAGCTGTTCGTCGACCTGCGCGGCAGTTTCTCGTCGAGCAAGGCCGACGGTTCCGATGGCCAACTGAACCTGCAGCAGGTCTACCGCCTGGAACGCGACAGCGGCGGGTGCAGCGATCCCGACTTCAAGCGCCAGACCGTGATCGCCAGCGGCCATGGTCCGGACTGGTCCTTCAAGGCCAGCGGCAACGGCATGGTTCTCGAACGCGACAAGCAGCCAACACTGGTCCTGCCCTACCTGGAAGAGCAACTCGGTGGCGGACGCTTCAGCCTGAGCACCGAAGCCAACAACCAGCACATCGAACTGTGGGTGGCCCCGCAGCGTTGCGTCGACAGTGCCAGCGGCAGCCTGCGCAACCTCAGCGCCGAATTGCGCATCAACGGCCAGGTGCAGCGCGGCTGTGCCACGTTTGGCGGCGCACGCAACGACTGA
- a CDS encoding NAD(P)/FAD-dependent oxidoreductase: MLRITELKLPLDHPDEDLCSAIVQRLGITSDDLLEFTVFKRSYDARKKSSELLFIYTIDLAARNEEALLKKFADDHNVGPAPDVSYKVVGQAPADLRERPIVVGFGPCGIFAGLLLAQMGFKPIILERGKEVRQRTKDTWGLWRKSVLNPESNVQFGEGGAGTFSDGKLYSQIKDPHHHGRKVLHEFVKAGAPEEILYVSKPHIGTFRLTGMVENMRKEIEALGGEVRFQQRVTDLLLDGDQLTGVVLDSGEQLHSRHVVLALGHSARDTFRMLHGRGVFMEAKPFSVGFRIEHPQSLIDSARLGKYAGHPKLGAADYKLVYHAKNGRSVYSFCMCPGGTVVAATSEPNRVVTNGMSQYSRNERNANSGIVVGITPEVDYPGGPLAGIELQERLESHAFVLGGSNYEAPAQLVGDFIAGKPSTALGSVEPSYKPGVALGDLALALPDFAIEAIREALPAFERQIKGYSLHDAVLTGIETRTSSPLRITRDASMQSLNVKGLFPAGEGAGYAGGILSAGVDGIRIAEAVARNILGIEA; this comes from the coding sequence ATGTTACGAATCACCGAACTCAAGCTGCCGCTCGACCATCCCGATGAAGACCTGTGCTCGGCCATCGTCCAGCGCCTGGGCATCACCAGCGATGACCTGCTGGAATTCACCGTGTTCAAGCGCAGCTACGATGCCCGCAAGAAGTCGTCCGAACTGCTGTTCATCTACACCATCGACCTGGCGGCCCGGAACGAAGAAGCCCTGCTGAAGAAGTTCGCCGACGACCATAACGTCGGCCCGGCACCGGATGTCAGCTACAAGGTGGTCGGCCAGGCGCCTGCCGACCTGCGCGAGCGGCCGATCGTGGTCGGTTTCGGTCCCTGCGGCATCTTCGCCGGCCTGCTGCTGGCGCAGATGGGCTTCAAGCCGATCATCCTCGAGCGCGGCAAGGAAGTGCGCCAGCGCACCAAGGACACCTGGGGCCTGTGGCGCAAGAGCGTGCTCAACCCCGAGTCCAACGTGCAGTTCGGCGAAGGCGGTGCCGGGACCTTCTCCGACGGCAAGCTCTACAGCCAGATCAAGGACCCGCACCACCATGGCCGCAAGGTCCTGCACGAATTCGTCAAGGCCGGTGCGCCGGAAGAGATTCTCTACGTCAGCAAGCCGCACATCGGTACCTTCCGCCTGACCGGCATGGTCGAGAACATGCGCAAGGAAATCGAGGCTCTGGGCGGCGAAGTGCGCTTCCAGCAGCGGGTCACCGACCTGCTGCTCGACGGTGACCAACTGACCGGCGTGGTGCTCGACAGCGGCGAACAGCTGCACTCGCGCCACGTGGTCCTGGCCCTGGGCCACAGCGCCCGCGACACCTTCCGCATGCTGCACGGCCGTGGCGTGTTCATGGAGGCCAAGCCGTTCTCCGTCGGTTTCCGGATCGAGCACCCGCAGTCGCTGATCGACAGCGCCCGCCTGGGCAAGTATGCCGGGCACCCGAAACTCGGCGCCGCCGACTACAAGCTGGTGTACCACGCCAAGAACGGTCGCTCGGTCTACAGCTTCTGCATGTGCCCGGGCGGCACGGTGGTGGCCGCCACCTCCGAGCCGAATCGCGTCGTGACCAACGGCATGAGCCAGTACTCGCGTAACGAGCGCAACGCCAACTCCGGCATCGTCGTCGGCATCACCCCCGAAGTCGACTACCCGGGTGGCCCGCTGGCCGGTATCGAACTGCAGGAGCGCCTGGAATCCCACGCCTTCGTGCTCGGCGGCAGCAACTACGAGGCACCGGCGCAGCTGGTCGGCGACTTCATCGCCGGCAAGCCGTCGACCGCCCTGGGCAGCGTCGAGCCGTCGTACAAGCCGGGCGTGGCCCTCGGTGACCTGGCCCTGGCGCTGCCGGACTTCGCCATCGAGGCCATCCGCGAGGCCCTGCCGGCCTTCGAACGGCAGATCAAGGGCTATTCGCTGCACGATGCAGTGCTGACCGGGATCGAGACCCGCACGTCATCACCGCTGCGCATCACTCGCGATGCGTCGATGCAGAGCCTGAACGTCAAGGGCCTGTTCCCTGCGGGCGAAGGCGCCGGTTATGCCGGTGGCATTCTCTCGGCCGGCGTCGACGGAATCCGCATCGCCGAAGCCGTGGCGCGCAATATCCTCGGGATCGAGGCCTGA
- the bufB gene encoding MNIO family bufferin maturase, translated as MLPPAPSAPIDCARVPAPRLPPRAGLGLKSEHFQVVLDSRPDLGFFEVHAENYMVAGGPFHHYLGRIREHYPLSLHGVGLSIGGEAPLDRSHLQRLATLLERYQPESFSEHLAWSSHGPVFLNDLLPLAYDPPTLQRVCEHVDQVQSTLKRPMLLENPATYLQFQRSTLDETDFIGEVIRRTGCGLLLDVNNVYVSCINHQRNALAYIEALPLHAVGEIHLAGFAEDRDNLGDRLLIDDHGAPIAPQVWALYQQVLARTGALPTLIERDNRIPAFSELVAEAARAQDLLDRLEKHR; from the coding sequence ATGTTGCCGCCCGCGCCATCGGCGCCCATCGATTGCGCGCGCGTACCAGCCCCGCGGCTGCCACCGCGTGCCGGGCTGGGGCTCAAGAGCGAGCACTTCCAGGTGGTCCTGGACAGCCGCCCCGATCTCGGCTTCTTCGAGGTGCATGCCGAGAACTACATGGTCGCCGGCGGCCCGTTCCATCACTATCTCGGGCGGATTCGCGAACATTATCCGCTGTCGCTGCATGGCGTCGGCCTGTCGATTGGCGGTGAGGCCCCCTTGGATCGCTCGCACCTGCAGCGCCTGGCCACACTGCTCGAACGCTACCAGCCGGAGTCGTTCTCCGAACACCTGGCCTGGTCGAGCCACGGCCCGGTGTTTCTCAACGACCTGCTGCCACTGGCCTACGACCCACCGACCCTGCAACGGGTCTGCGAGCATGTCGACCAGGTGCAAAGCACACTGAAACGCCCGATGCTGCTGGAGAACCCGGCCACCTACCTGCAATTCCAGCGCTCGACCCTCGACGAAACCGACTTCATCGGCGAGGTCATCCGTCGTACTGGCTGCGGCCTGCTGCTGGATGTGAACAACGTGTATGTCTCCTGCATCAACCACCAGCGCAACGCATTGGCCTACATCGAGGCGCTGCCGTTGCACGCCGTCGGCGAGATCCACCTGGCAGGCTTTGCCGAAGACCGCGACAACCTCGGCGACCGCCTGCTGATCGACGACCACGGGGCGCCCATCGCCCCACAGGTCTGGGCCCTGTACCAACAGGTGCTGGCCAGGACCGGCGCGCTGCCGACCCTGATCGAGCGCGACAACCGCATCCCGGCTTTCAGTGAACTAGTCGCCGAAGCAGCCCGGGCCCAGGACCTGCTCGATCGCCTGGAGAAACACCGATGA